A stretch of DNA from Maridesulfovibrio sp.:
ATATGACTCTGATCTGTTAAACATATGCACAGGACAAGAATCGTGAAATATTTGTTAACCTTATTGATGACAATAATGCTACCTATAACCGGACTTTGCTCAGATGAACGAATCGAATGGTATTATGCAGACTTTCCGCCATGTACAATTGCAAGAGGAGAATCAAAAGGATCTGGTTTTGGTGATATGGTAATGAAAACTCTGCAAACAAACCTTCATGAATACGAACACACCTCATTCGAAGCCAATTTCTCCAGAATCATTAAACAGCTGGGAATTTCAAATGGTTGCTGCGTAACCTTATTAAAAACTCCTGCTCGAAAAAAAATACTCGAATTCAGCCAACCAGTTATTGTCGGTTTACCGTGCGGTGTTTGTATCCTTGAAAGTCGCCTAGCTGAGTTCAAGCCATTCATCGATAAATCCGGCTATATCTCGATAAACAGATTGTTTGAAGAATCGGACATGAAAATGGGAATTTCGTCAGGGCGGAAATATATGAAAGCCGTAGACGATATTATAACAAGGGCCCCTAACTCACCTAAAATAATAAAAAGTCATGACAAAAATGTATCTCGAGAACACATAATAGCCTTGGCTGCAGGCAGAAGGGTTGATTATGTCATTGAATATCCAGAAGTCTTGTCATGGATATCGACTCACGAAAACATAACAAACAAAATGAAGTATATCCCCATCAGAGAGGCTGACGATTATATAGTTGCATATGTGGGATGTACTAAAAATGCTTGGGGAAAACGAGTCATAAACAGGATAAATACTATCATAAACAATAAATACTTAGAAGGATGCAAGGAAAGGTATCAAGATTTTTTAGCACCAGAAGACATAAAAAGGCACAATGAATTCGCCGCTGAAGTATTTCCGGAGTAGTGTCCTGACTAAGTATCGAGCACTCACCTCAACAAAGAATCCGGTCAACCGAACTCAATACATTTAATGTTTGTAGAACAATAAGTGCATAAAAACGAAAAAGGCTTGCAACCGATTGGTTACAAGCCGTTGTATTTACTTGGTTGCGGGGGCCGGATTTGAACCAACGACCTTCGGGTTATGAGCCCGACGAGCTACCAAACTGCTCCACCCCGCGTCACGTGAAGAGGGTTCTACAGAGCGGGGCTGACATTGTCAACAGCTATTTACAAATTTCTTAAATTTTCTTATCTCATCTCTCGCTATGCAAAACCAATACGAACTATCTCTCGTGATTCCTGTATTCAACGAACAGGACAATTTACTAAAACTGATGCAGGAAATCGATTCGGCCTTGAAGCCGCTTGATCTCTCATATGAAGTCATATTTATAGACGACGGCAGCACCGATGCCAGCCTTGCCGTTCTAAAGGATATTTCAGAAACATTCACCGAAGCCAGATATATTTCCTTTGAAGAAAACAGAGGACAGTCCGCTGCATTCTGCGCTGGATTTGATGAAGCACGCGCTCCGAAGGTTGCCACAATGGATGCGGACCTTCAAAATGACCCCGCAGACCTTCCGGCCATGCTTAAACTCTATGCCGAAGGCCATCAGATGGTCATAGGCTGGCGCATGAAGCGCAGGGATGTATGGATCAAAAGGATAGCATCCAAGATAGCCAACAGCATTCGGAACCGCCTGACCAGAGAATCGGTAAAGGACACCGGCTGCTCGCTTAAAATCATGGATACCGAAATGGTCCGTGCAATTCCAAGGTTCAACGGGATGCACCGGTTCCTGCCCACCCTGATGAAGATGCAGGGGGCATCGGTATCGGAAACAAAGGTTAACCACAGGCCCAGACATCAGGGAGTATCCAAATACGGAACTCTGGACCGGGCCATTGCAGGCGGTTACGACCTGTTAGGTGTCCGCTGGCTCCAGAGCAGACATTTCAGTTACAAAATCAAAGAACGCGGCGAGAAAAATTCATGAGTGCCGTACAAAACGATTCCAGACTAGGCATAAAGGCCCTGCTGAAAGGGTTCGCTATGCTCGCAGTACTGGCGTTGGCAGTCTACCTGTTGCGGTATGCCGGAATATCACAGGCACTCGACACGGCCTGGATAGACAGCCATGTTCGCTCCAGAGGCATGACCGGGGTGCTGACCTATCTGGCGCTGGCAACCTTTTTTTCCGCCGTGGGTTTCCCCCGCCAGGTCATCTGTTTCATGGGCGGATATGCGTACGGGTTTGCCCTAGGCTCCATCCTCGGGACCATTGGAACGGGACTGGGTTGCGCCTGCGCATTCTACTATTCCAGACTGGTGGGCCGCTCCTTCATAAAACGCAAATTCGGAGCACGTATCAGCAAGGTGGACGAGTTCCTGAGCCGCAGCCCGTTCAACATGGCGCTGACCATTCGTTTCTTCCCACTCGGGAGCAACGTGGCAACCAATGTTCTGGCCGGGGTTACGAGCATCCCGGCAGCGCCTTTTATCCTCGGATCAACACTTGGATATCTTCCGCAGAATGTTGTTTTTGCCCTGTTCGGGTCCGGCGTCAATGTGTCGTCCACAGCTCAGATGATTCTGGCAGTCGCCCTTTTTATCGCTTCTTCCCTGCTGGGGTTCAAAATCTACCGCAAATACCGCACACAGGCCGAAGCGGTCGTGGAATAGAAGGTGGAGCCGCAGATTCATGTCGTTTTATGAAATCATAATCATTTCAATAGCCCTTGCTATGGATGCATTCACCATCGCCGTGGCCTGCGGGCTGTGTATGCCGGAAGTGAGCAGACGGCAGAGCTTCCGGCTGTCCTTCCATTTCGGCCTTTTTCAGGCCGGAATGCCGCTGCTGGGATGGGCTGCAGGTCTCACAGTCAAATCTCTGGTTGAAACCTGGGCTCCATGGATTTCCTTCTTCCTGCTCGCCTTTGTCGGCGGAAAAATGATCAAGGAATCATTTGAAAAAGACGATTCCTGCAGTAATTACAAGGACCCGACCAAAGGGATGTCGCTCGTATTTCTTTCCGTGGCTACCAGTCTGGATGCTCTTGCGGTGGGACTTTCCTTTTCCATAATGAATTACCCCATCGCCGTCCCTTGTCTGTTCATCGGCATAACCGCATCCGCGCTTACCGCACTCGGCCTGTGGCTGGGCAAATCCTTTTCAAGGGTATCAAGATACAGCCACATTGCCGAACGCATAGGCGGAGTTGTACTTGTACTCATAGGCCTGAAACTGCTGCTGCAGTGAGCAGGAACGGCCAATCCGCATTCGGCAACTTCAATAAGTGTTTTGACAGTACTCAATCATGAGTATAATCTGGCTGAAAATAAATCCCATTTAACCATTGACCGGCTTCATAGCTAAAGCCAAAGGACGGATATTTTTACCAAATGCCTTTATTGCAACCCCCTC
This window harbors:
- a CDS encoding TIGR02285 family protein, encoding MKYLLTLLMTIMLPITGLCSDERIEWYYADFPPCTIARGESKGSGFGDMVMKTLQTNLHEYEHTSFEANFSRIIKQLGISNGCCVTLLKTPARKKILEFSQPVIVGLPCGVCILESRLAEFKPFIDKSGYISINRLFEESDMKMGISSGRKYMKAVDDIITRAPNSPKIIKSHDKNVSREHIIALAAGRRVDYVIEYPEVLSWISTHENITNKMKYIPIREADDYIVAYVGCTKNAWGKRVINRINTIINNKYLEGCKERYQDFLAPEDIKRHNEFAAEVFPE
- a CDS encoding VTT domain-containing protein, whose translation is MSAVQNDSRLGIKALLKGFAMLAVLALAVYLLRYAGISQALDTAWIDSHVRSRGMTGVLTYLALATFFSAVGFPRQVICFMGGYAYGFALGSILGTIGTGLGCACAFYYSRLVGRSFIKRKFGARISKVDEFLSRSPFNMALTIRFFPLGSNVATNVLAGVTSIPAAPFILGSTLGYLPQNVVFALFGSGVNVSSTAQMILAVALFIASSLLGFKIYRKYRTQAEAVVE
- a CDS encoding glycosyltransferase family 2 protein — its product is MQNQYELSLVIPVFNEQDNLLKLMQEIDSALKPLDLSYEVIFIDDGSTDASLAVLKDISETFTEARYISFEENRGQSAAFCAGFDEARAPKVATMDADLQNDPADLPAMLKLYAEGHQMVIGWRMKRRDVWIKRIASKIANSIRNRLTRESVKDTGCSLKIMDTEMVRAIPRFNGMHRFLPTLMKMQGASVSETKVNHRPRHQGVSKYGTLDRAIAGGYDLLGVRWLQSRHFSYKIKERGEKNS
- a CDS encoding manganese efflux pump MntP family protein: MSFYEIIIISIALAMDAFTIAVACGLCMPEVSRRQSFRLSFHFGLFQAGMPLLGWAAGLTVKSLVETWAPWISFFLLAFVGGKMIKESFEKDDSCSNYKDPTKGMSLVFLSVATSLDALAVGLSFSIMNYPIAVPCLFIGITASALTALGLWLGKSFSRVSRYSHIAERIGGVVLVLIGLKLLLQ